A window from Mya arenaria isolate MELC-2E11 chromosome 9, ASM2691426v1 encodes these proteins:
- the LOC128245841 gene encoding fucolectin-5-like: MESGSYVAIKYTKGIGNVALGKHAWQSSPYVTELAYPGLAVDGDKTTTLLQDGGNIYFCTHTSTGLTPQWWMVDLERTYQVSIIVVWGRERFGWDSRTKGLAATVGIGVTNMHQCGDQFQGSVSENPFNFTCKSPLVGRFMKIFREDSEPVTLCEVEVYS; the protein is encoded by the exons GAATCGGGAATGTGGCGCTGGGGAAGCACGCATGGCAGAGCAGTCCGTATGTAACTGAACTGGCATACCCGGGCCTTGCTGTAGATGGCGACAAAACAACCACCCTCCTTCAGGACGGTGGAAACATTTACTTTTGTACCCACACGTCTACGGGGCTGACCCCTCAATGGTGGATGGTAGATCTTGAGAGAACGTACCAGGTGTCAATAATTGTTGTATGGGGTCGGGAGAGATTTGGCT GGGATTCGAGGACCAAGGGCCTTGCAGCTACCGTTGGTATAGGGGTGACAAACATGCACCAGTGCGGGGATCAATTCCAGGGTTCCGTTTCAGAGAACCCCTTCAACTTCACATGCAAGTCGCCGTTGGTCGGAAGGTTTATGAAAATCTTTCGGGAAGATTCGGAGCCAGTTACTCTCTGTGAAGTGGAGGTGTATAGTTAG